The following coding sequences are from one Streptomyces sp. NBC_01485 window:
- a CDS encoding NUDIX hydrolase yields MSLYDDTVLVLKGYEGQEELRQTYLEHLGAHPDGMWKACGDGHITASALVIDPEHGRVLLTLHKKLRMWLQMGGHCEPVDETLAAAALREGTEESGVPGLSLLPGGPVRLDRHHTPCAWHYDVQYAALAPAGAVEAISDESLDLRWFPYAEVAEVADESVVLLLEATRARL; encoded by the coding sequence GTGAGCCTGTACGACGACACGGTCCTCGTCCTGAAGGGGTACGAGGGCCAGGAAGAACTGCGCCAGACCTACCTGGAGCATCTCGGGGCGCATCCGGACGGCATGTGGAAGGCCTGCGGGGACGGGCACATCACGGCGAGCGCGCTGGTGATCGACCCGGAGCACGGGCGCGTGCTGCTCACGCTCCACAAGAAGCTGCGCATGTGGCTGCAGATGGGCGGCCACTGCGAGCCGGTCGACGAGACGCTGGCGGCCGCGGCCCTGCGGGAGGGGACCGAGGAGTCGGGCGTCCCGGGGCTGTCTCTGCTCCCCGGCGGCCCGGTCCGCCTGGACCGGCATCACACGCCGTGCGCCTGGCACTACGACGTGCAGTACGCGGCGCTCGCGCCGGCGGGGGCCGTGGAGGCCATCAGCGACGAGTCCCTGGACCTGCGCTGGTTCCCGTACGCCGAGGTGGCGGAGGTCGCCGACGAGTCGGTCGTACTGCTGCTGGAAGCGACCCGCGCGCGGCTGTGA